A portion of the Candidatus Neomarinimicrobiota bacterium genome contains these proteins:
- the serC gene encoding 3-phosphoserine/phosphohydroxythreonine transaminase, which translates to MNKIYNFSAGPAVLDQSVLDATSKAVKEFNGLGMSLMEMSHRSKPVMDMVAETESLTRELLHIPDGYHVLFLQGGASLQFAMIPMNLLGEDQTVDYTDTGAWSAKAIKEAHLFGNVNVACSSKESLYNHIPKELNQSSHAVYLHITSNNTIYGTQWKDFPTPLNPNGYLVGDMSSDIFSRSFDVSRFGLIYAGAQKNMGPAGVTLVIVRDDILGEVNRSIPTMMNYQTHINKGSMFNTPPVLAIYSVNRTLTWIKKNDGIKAMEIKNKRKSQKLYDEIRRNPLFKSPIPEEDQSLMNVPFIFTDGGDEADFLSFCDRRGLKTLKGHRSVGGFRASIYNAMPEAGVDALIQAMQEYES; encoded by the coding sequence ATGAACAAAATATATAATTTTAGTGCCGGACCAGCTGTATTGGATCAATCTGTGTTAGATGCAACTTCGAAAGCGGTGAAAGAATTTAATGGCCTGGGGATGAGTTTGATGGAGATGAGTCATCGCTCTAAACCCGTGATGGATATGGTAGCAGAAACGGAATCACTTACCCGAGAATTGTTGCATATTCCCGATGGATACCATGTGTTGTTTTTGCAGGGGGGCGCCTCTTTACAGTTTGCAATGATCCCTATGAATCTTTTAGGCGAAGATCAAACTGTTGATTACACTGATACAGGCGCATGGTCAGCCAAAGCAATAAAAGAGGCCCATTTATTTGGAAATGTTAATGTGGCCTGTTCATCCAAAGAATCACTTTATAACCATATTCCTAAAGAATTGAATCAAAGCTCCCATGCAGTTTATTTACATATTACCAGTAATAATACAATATATGGGACGCAATGGAAGGACTTTCCGACGCCTTTGAATCCCAATGGTTATTTGGTGGGGGATATGTCGTCGGATATATTCAGCCGATCTTTTGATGTATCTCGATTCGGATTGATCTATGCCGGTGCCCAGAAAAACATGGGTCCTGCGGGCGTTACGTTGGTTATAGTTCGGGATGATATTTTGGGGGAAGTTAATCGCTCAATCCCAACCATGATGAATTACCAAACCCATATTAATAAAGGATCCATGTTTAACACGCCTCCGGTTTTGGCTATATATTCAGTGAATCGCACTTTAACATGGATTAAAAAAAATGACGGTATTAAAGCGATGGAAATAAAAAATAAACGCAAATCGCAAAAGCTTTATGATGAAATTCGACGAAATCCACTATTTAAAAGTCCCATTCCTGAAGAAGATCAATCCTTGATGAATGTGCCATTTATTTTTACAGATGGCGGTGATGAGGCAGATTTTTTATCTTTTTGCGATAGACGTGGATTAAAGACCTTGAAAGGTCATCGTTCGGTTGGAGGTTTTAGAGCATCAATTTATAATGCTATGCCGGAAGCGGGTGTGGATGCCTTGATTCAGGCGATGCAGGAATA